A region of Maridesulfovibrio sp. DNA encodes the following proteins:
- the rnc gene encoding ribonuclease III, translated as MVEDFSRLQQGIHYRFSQVKHLATALTHSSWANEQPEPVEDNERLEFLGDAVLELCVTEELYKRFRDAHEGQLTKIRSKLVKEKSLAAIARELGLNEFLKLGKGEEAQGGRTRSSLLADAMEGVIGAVFLDGGYAEARDFIMRIFDDKWPESFKIESSKDFKSKLQEVTQARFKERPTYVLTGTKGPEHEKIFMVDLNLPDGKSFDSEGSSLKKAEQTAAAKALEYLTENENDAS; from the coding sequence ATGGTAGAAGATTTTTCTCGCCTCCAGCAAGGTATCCACTATCGATTTTCTCAAGTCAAGCATTTAGCAACAGCATTGACTCACAGTTCATGGGCAAATGAGCAGCCTGAACCTGTTGAAGATAATGAAAGACTGGAGTTTCTGGGAGACGCAGTGCTTGAACTTTGTGTGACTGAGGAGCTCTACAAAAGGTTCAGAGATGCCCACGAAGGCCAGCTGACCAAGATCAGATCAAAGCTGGTCAAAGAAAAAAGCCTCGCCGCCATTGCGCGGGAACTGGGGTTAAATGAATTTTTAAAGCTGGGCAAAGGTGAGGAGGCTCAGGGAGGCAGAACCCGCTCTTCCCTGCTGGCAGACGCCATGGAAGGTGTTATCGGGGCAGTCTTTTTGGACGGCGGATACGCTGAAGCACGGGACTTCATCATGCGTATATTCGATGACAAATGGCCAGAATCATTCAAGATCGAAAGTTCCAAAGACTTCAAGAGCAAGCTGCAGGAAGTAACTCAGGCCAGATTTAAGGAACGCCCGACTTACGTATTGACCGGAACCAAAGGTCCGGAACATGAAAAAATATTTATGGTGGATCTGAATCTCCCGGACGGGAAATCATTTGATTCAGAAGGATCAAGCTTAAAGAAAGCCGAGCAGACTGCTGCGGCCAAGGCTTTGGAATATCTTACTGAAAACGAGAATGACGCCTCTTAA